In one window of Mobiluncus massiliensis DNA:
- a CDS encoding diacylglycerol kinase family protein codes for MKKAIVIYNPAKVGDEDEFTAGLNAAAQKHDFAVEYLTTSVDDPGFAMAAQAREMRPDLVIAAGGDGTVRVVSTEMRHSEIPVAVLPAGTTNLLARNLNVPLDMKAAMELAFTGQKVSMDIVKVHNDTSRKPWYFTGMAGIGIDAEVMHHVDEGLKKVVGPVAYVMSFFKQVNNSVHRCRFRIDGKQVLKRNVIIFMVGNTSELTGGIQLFPDATPFDGSLDLLIGAPQGVGGWWRVVKNVVLRLGRRRSTLEYFSGKRFEVLLHKPAVWEMDGDPEAAARHWVFQVVPQAITVVAGEPGPLERIRSRIR; via the coding sequence TTGAAAAAGGCGATAGTCATTTATAACCCCGCGAAGGTCGGGGACGAGGACGAGTTTACAGCCGGTTTGAACGCGGCGGCGCAAAAGCACGATTTCGCTGTGGAATACCTCACTACCAGCGTTGATGACCCCGGTTTCGCGATGGCTGCACAGGCTCGAGAGATGCGTCCTGACCTGGTCATCGCCGCGGGCGGGGACGGCACCGTGCGCGTGGTCAGCACCGAGATGCGTCACAGCGAGATTCCGGTGGCGGTATTGCCGGCGGGGACCACGAATCTGTTGGCGCGAAACCTCAACGTGCCTCTGGATATGAAAGCCGCCATGGAACTGGCGTTCACGGGGCAAAAAGTCTCGATGGACATCGTGAAGGTGCATAACGATACTTCCCGTAAACCTTGGTATTTCACGGGTATGGCGGGGATTGGGATAGACGCGGAAGTCATGCATCACGTGGATGAGGGGCTGAAAAAGGTGGTCGGTCCCGTGGCCTACGTCATGTCCTTTTTCAAGCAGGTCAACAACTCGGTGCATCGGTGTCGGTTCCGCATTGACGGCAAGCAGGTTCTGAAACGCAACGTGATTATTTTCATGGTCGGCAACACCTCCGAGCTGACCGGTGGAATCCAGCTGTTTCCCGACGCCACTCCCTTTGACGGTTCCCTAGATTTGCTGATTGGGGCTCCGCAGGGGGTCGGCGGCTGGTGGCGCGTGGTTAAGAACGTGGTTTTGAGGCTGGGGCGGCGGCGCAGCACGCTGGAGTATTTCAGCGGCAAACGCTTCGAAGTTCTGTTGCATAAGCCGGCGGTGTGGGAGATGGACGGCGACCCCGAAGCGGCGGCGCGGCACTGGGTTTTCCAGGTCGTTCCGCAAGCCATCACGGTTGTTGCCGGGGAGCCCGGTCCCCTAGAGCGGATACGGTCGAGAATTC